The Acidobacteriota bacterium genome contains the following window.
CGCGCTTTGTCGAAGAACAAATTGCCGGTGACGTGATCTATCCCGGCACACGCGACGGATACCAAGCCATGGGGTTCATCGCCGCCGGGCCTTGGGACTTCATCGGTCACGTGGAACTTCCCGAAACGAAAATTGACGGCAAAATCGCTCGCCACCTCGACCGCGACGATATGGTCGCCAATACGATTGGCACATTCAACAGTGTCACGGTGCATTGCGCGCAATGCCACAACCACAAATTCGATCCGATTACCCAGGAGGATTATTACTCGCTGCAATCGGTCTTTTCGGCGCTGGATCGAGCGGACAAAAAATACTTCGTCGGCGATCCGGCGATGACCGAACGGTTCAATCAACTGGATGGCCGCCAGCGCGATTTGGCTGAACGCAAACGAGTGATTGAACGCGACGCCGCCAAAGAAGCCGGAGAGTCGGTTGCCAAATTGGACGCGCAAATCGCGGAAGCGGCGAAGAAATCCAATAACAGCAACGAAGTCTCCGAACTGAGAAAGCAACGCGCGCAATTGGTAGACGCGGCCATGAAGCCGGGAACACGAGCCGAACGCGACGCGATTGCTGCGGAATTGACACAGGTGAACACGGAGCTTGCGAAATTTCCGAAGCCCGAAGTTGTTTATTCCGGCATGGTGTATTACGGCACCGGCACATTCACCGGAACCGGGGCCAATGGCGGAAAACCCAGACCGGTTTACTTGTTGGCTCGCGGACAGGTGACAACTCCAGGCCGCGAAGTCACACCGGGCGCGCTTTCAATGCTGACGTTTCAACCCGCGCGCTTCGCGTTGCCGAAAGATGCGCCGGAAGGGCAACGCCGAGCCGCGTTGGCACACTGGATTACCGATCCGAACAATCCGCTGACCTGGCGCAGTATCGTCAATCGCGTCTGGCAATATCATTTCGGAGCCGGATTGGTGACAACGCCAAACGATTTTGGCCGCAACGGCGCAAAGCCTTCCCATCCGGAGTTGCTAGATTGGCTTGCCGCAGAGTTTCGCGACAATGGCGGTTCGCTGAAAACGCTTCATAAACTCATTGTTACCAGCGCCACATATCGCCAATCAAGCAATCCGCAACCAGCAAATCCAAAACCCAAAACCCAAAACCCAGAATCAATAGATTCGAGCAATTCCCTGCTCTGGAGGCAGAATCGTCGCAAGCTGGAAGCGGAAGCCGTGCGCGATTCTGTGCTGGCGGTCAGCGGAAAGCTCGATCTGACAATGGGAGGTCCCGGCTGGCAGGATTTTGTGATTGAACGCCCGGAACATTCGCCGCATTACGAGTACGGCTTGGCTGATCCCGAAGACGCAAAAACCTGGCGGCGTTCGATTTACCGATTCATTGTCCGTTCGCAAACGCAACCGTGGATGACGGCACTGGATTGTGCGGACCCTTCGCAGCGCGTGGACAAACGCAATGAAAGCCTGTCGCCATTGCAAGCGCTGGCCTTGCTCAACAATGGTTTTATGATTGCGCAGGCGCAGCATTTCGCAGAGCGGCTGCAACAGGAAAAGCCGAACGATCTTGTCGCCCAAATTGAACGCGCGATTTGGCTGGCGTTCGGGCGCAAAGCCACAGCTACGGAACAGCAAAAATATGTTGCGTTTGCCCGCAGCTATGGCCTGCCGAATTTGTGTCGAGTGCTGCTGAATCTGAATGAATTCACGTTTGCGGATTGAGACATTGAAATAGCCCGCGCGAAGTAGCCACTACTTCGTGCGGGCTTTCGGCCTCGAATTCCCTTCCCTTACTGATTACACGTCCCGCCCTTCGGATCGAAGAGCGTTCCCCACACCTTGAAGCACGGAGCCGGACTCGACGCGAAATTCGCTGGAAGCGTGGTTGCGAAAATCCCATCTTTGACGGTGGCATTCCCCGTCAGAATAATTTGAATCGGCATGTTGGGGGAAGTTTCCTTGGGAAGATTGAGCATGCGGAATTTCCCGCCCAGCCCATTGATAAAGCCGGAAGTAACCGTTTTGGCCATGGGGATTGAGTTGCCGTTCACCATTTCATTGACGAAATAGGTGATCGTCATTTGGGCATCGTACCCCGCGTCATTCTGGAATCTGATCTGCCGTACATCGCTGTTCGTGGCGTCGCCGATGGAATTATCGCAGTTTGAAACCACCGGATTGACCAAAGTTCCCTCTACTCGGTAGCACAGTTCACCGTTGAAAGAAGCTGGTAAAGTAACCGTTGAAAATTCAGCATATTCGCTGTTGATTTGAGCTGTAATTCCAGTACCTTTCAGAAACTTGATCTCAATCGGCCTTGACGATGTCTCCGGCGGGATTTCAATGGTGTCAGCTTGCAGAACCATGAGCTCTTTGGATTTAACTGTTTTCGCGACGCCCTGTTGATCGTAATAGGTCGCCGTCATCCTCCCGACAAATCCTGCGTTGTTGAATATTTTGATCTTCCTGATGGGTGGGTCGCCGGGGAGTGCCGGGATCTCTACCAGCTTGCGTGGCGCAGCGGTACCTTGCCGCACCCAAACGTAGGCATTTGACCAATCAATTCTCGCACCGTCGGCGGAAATTGTTCCTGTCAGCCCGTCAGAGGTCGTTAGCGTATTGCCCTGGATGACGGCGGTTGATCTGGCGCCATAGCCATTATCAATCATCACCTTGCCCCGCCCTCCTGCGACTTTGGCGAGTTGATCAAATTTTTCACCCTTGTCGTTATACATCTCCCATCTTCCCTCCAGGTTGGCTTCGCGGTTGGGAGCTTGTGCAAACGCCGAAACGTTCAGCAAGAGTAACCACAAAACTGCGGTTATGGCACAGATTGCTTTTAGTTTTTTTCGTTCGAGTTTCATCAGTCTTGTTCCTCCGGTGTTGGCTTGTTACCCGTGGTGTTTCGGTGTGACAGTGAATTACTGACAAGCACCGCCCTTCGCATCGAAAATCGTGCCCCAGGATTTGAAACAGAGATTGCCGTTAAATCCTTCCGGGACGGTGGTCTCCAGGACTTTGCCTTTGGTCGTCCCAATGCCTTCAATGGCCACGCTAATCGGCATGCCTTTGGCAGTATCACGAGGGATTTCCAGCGTTTTTGAAACGCCTACGGGAATGGCGGAGGTGTCCAAAGCTTTTGCCATCGGCACTTGTGTTCCGTTGATATTTTGATTCACAAAATAAACCACCGACAGCTTCGCAACGTAGCCGGCTTCGTTCTTGAAGGTAATCGTCCGGGCAGCCGGAGTAGCAGGTAGCTCGCGAATATCTTTTCCTTTTGAAGTGATGGTCGGATCCAGCATGTAATACATGGCGTCATCAATCACATTCGAAGTGGAAAACCATCGGTTGCTTGTTTTGTCGAACCATCTGCCATTGAGAGTCTGATTCGCGGCAACATAAAACAACCCATTCATTCCCCACGTATCGCCCCAACTGTTTTGGACAATCCAAAAAGCGGGCATCTCAATCTCGATATCCGGGTAAATTGCCATATTGGTATTTGGCGGAACCACCGGTCTCAGATAGTCGCGCAGTTTGATCTTGCCGCCGACAAAATATCCGATCACCGTCACCGCATGTCCGCCCACAACGATGTTGAAGGCATCACTGAGTGAAGAAGAGACCACACCGTAGCTGGCCGCAAGTGCCTGGTTGGTCGCTGTTTTCTGTGCCTCTTGTAGGGGTTGGACAATTTTGGTAACAAATTCCTGGTGGTTATAGATGCCACTGGTGTAGCGATTAAAATCAATCGGCAGATCCATATCGGCAACCAATGCTCCCTGGGTCGCAATAAACTTCCGCATCGCATCTTTATTGGTCAACGAGCCGCTTTTTCCTGCTTTCACCCACCAATCACCCATTGGCTTGGCATAGGAACCGCCTAGCACGCCCTGATTTGAAATCGGCTCTACGACAGAAAGAAACGTCCCGGTATCAGTAACTCTCTTCATGGCATCGGCAGGATCCCACCCGACATTCACTTGTCCATTACATAAACGCCCACCCATTATGTAAAACTGAATAGCATCCGGCATATTCAAGAACGAATTGAATTGTGGGCTATATTTTCCTTGTCTGGCCAGAATGGAGGCTAAGGCGGTAGTAGTTGCCCAGGCAGTGCAGCTACTGCAACTGCCTTGATTCATAATGCGCGGCCGTTTGTCGGCGGGAATAAAATAAAAAGGCGGATAGTTTTTATCCACGGTGAATGGCAATCCACTTTCATTATTTCCGGTGGGCACCGTTTTCACTGCTCCGACTGTCGCGCCCGTTCGCATCATAAATTCCTTCGGTGCCATGACATCGGTTTTACTCGGCTGTCCGTCTACATACTGCTGATACGATTGTGCGTTCGCCAAACCGACCAGCATGAAAATTGCAATCACCAGAACCGTAGGTTTTGCAATTTTCGTCCCGAAGCCCGCAACTGTCTTCATCAGCAGGGATATGCCTGTGACGACGCAGATATCTTGTCCATTTTCTCGTTCCAGTTTCATAAGTTTAGTCCTCCAGTGTGGGTTGTTACCCGAGTAACAGCGAATTACTAACGAGGCTTGCCCTTAGCTTGGCCAAGCAATGCTCTCAACTCTTCCAGGTTTTCTTTCAGGACGAATGCTGTCGCTCCGGCTTCCGTGGCGAGAGTGCGCATCCGCGCATCACCGTAATCAGTAACAATGCAAATTTGCGCATCAGGGTAAGCGGCTCTGATTTGGCGGCTCGCCGTGAACCCATCCACGCGCGGCATTTGAATATCCATTAAGACCCAATTGGGAAGATTGGCTTGATACGCGGCGAAGGCTTCGTCGCCGTCTTCACACTCGGCGATCACATCCGCAAATTCGCTTATCGTTTCCCGAATCATTTCGCGCATCAAAGGGTTGTCTTCCACAATCAGGATTGTCATTTCATGGGTTCGTGCTTTGTTGAATATTGACGGTCAGAGAATGGCGCTTTTGAATGGCTTTGAGTATCCGCTGTATTACGAAATTTGCTCCGTAGAACTACGGTATTTTTCTCCGTAGAAATACGGATGGCGAGGAGGGAGGAGGGATAAGGGATGAAGGATGAAGGATGAATATTAAGGCTGAAAGAGAACTGATTGGCCTCTTTTCATTCTTCACCCCTCATCCTTTTCTTCCTGGCTTTGATTTTAAGGACGATGCTGACAAAAATGGCGATGAGTTCATTTGTCTCGTCGCATAGTGGCTTCAGTTTTCTCTCAGTTTCGTAACCGCCTTGGATCAAAAGCTCCAGCCAATAATCGCTTTCTTCCAGTTCCTGCAGAGCGCCTTCGATTTTGCTGATGAAATCCGCATCCGATTTTGCACGGCAGGCCTCGCGATATTGTGCTCCGGGTGATGTGCCCGAACGTAAAAGCTGGTGCGTAATCACGTGAACAGCGCCAGTCTTAGGCAAGGCTTCGTAAAGGCGAATAATTCGTAACGCATACTCTTTCAGCCGCTTCTTTAGGTCATTCTTTTTTTCGTCACCTGATCTCGCGCCAGAGCTGTTGTCCTTTTCATCTCTCATCCTTTATCCCTCATCCTTTCTATGTTCTCAGTAACAAATTTCACCAGGGCATGGCGACCTTTGAGGTTGAATTTTTCGCTGATGTTCAGGCGATGCTGTTCGACGGTGCGCACACCCATGAAAAGTTCGGCGGCGATTTCTTTGCTGGTTTTGAACTGAGCGATGAGCTTCAGCACTTTGCGTTCGGTGGGTGTCAGTTGTTCGAGCAAAGAGCCACGGGCGGGATTTTCCTGTGCATGGCGTAACCGTTTGAGCAGCAGGCTGGTTAATTGCGGGCTGATGAATTCCTTCCCAGTCACGACGGCATTGATGCAATCAATCACTTCTTCGGCAGCGCTGTCTTTGACCAGAAAGCCTTTCACGCCCAAGTCGAGCGCGGCGTTCAAAAACTGTTCGTCTTTGTGCATTGTCAGAAAGACAAACTGCAAGCTCAGGCCTTTTTCGCGTAGGGTGGTGAGCACTTCAAAGCCATCCGCCTTGGGCATATCAATGTCCAGTAAAGCGACATCAGCGGGCACCGCCAGCAATCGTTCCATCGCTTCCGCGCCGTCTTTGGCTTCGCCGATAACCGCCATTTGCGGCGCGGTTTCGATCAATTGGCGCAAGCCGCTGCGAAAAATCGGATGGTCGTCTGCGATGAAGATTTTGATGGTGTCAGGATTCATTACTGTTTCGGTGCGCTTTGCAGCCGCGTAGCGGCGACCTGAGTTTAGCCCGGCGTTTCAACGCCGGGAAAGATTGGTATTCAACCCGCGTCGCGTCAGCGACGCCTGANNAGGCGTCGCTGACGCGACGCGGAACGCTTACGCAACTTACCGTGGGTTGAAACCCACGTCTAAATTCAACTGTCGCTACGCGACAAATACGGAAGACGTTTTTCATCCCTCATACCTTTGAATGATTATCGTCACCCTCGTACCGTTGCCCGCTTCAGATTCAATCGAATGTGTACCGCCAAGCATGCGAACGCGCTCAGCCAAGCCAATCAAACCAAAGCCGCCAGACTGATTTTCAGGCGTACCGACAAAGCCGCGTCCGTTGTCTTGAATGCTCGCCGTCACTTGCGTTTCGGTTTGGACGATGCTGATTTCGACTTTGGTGGCTTGCGCGTGCTTGATAATGTTATTCAAGCATTCCTGAATCACGCGATAAAACAGCACTTCGTCGTCTTTGGAAAACACTTCGTCAAACAAGGCCACGCGCGCGTTGATTTCCAATCCGGTCGCCTCGCGGATTTTCTCGATCATGGCGTTGAGCGATTCGCGCAAGCCTAAGCGTTCCAGATGATAAGGGCGCAAGTTATGAGCAATCCCGCGCACTTCTTCCAGAGCTTGCCCGGCGGCGCTAGAAATTTCGTCGAGCTGCGCCGTCACTTTCGCGCCGTCATCCGCCACACGCTTGCCGATGCTGGTGCGGTTTTTGATGACCAGCAAACTTTGGCCTAAACCGTCGTGCAATTCGGCGGCGATGCGTTTGCGTTCGGCTTCCTGCGAAGTGATGAGCTGGCGCGAAAACGCCGTTTTGGCTTCGGCAATTTTTCGCATTTGTGACAGCCTGACATGCGCAATCAGCCAAATCGTTCCTGCCATCGCGGCAACCGCCAGTAGGAAAAACCACCACGTTTGATAAAAGTAGGGGCGCACAACGACTCTGAGGCGTGCGCCTTCATTGTTCCAAACGCCGTTGGCATTGGCGGCGATGACGCGAAAGGTGTAGCTGCCAGCGGGCAAATAAGAATAATTCGCGCTGCGCTGTGTGCCCACATCCGTCCAATTTGTTTCCAGCCCTTCGAGTTTGTATTTGAATTTGATTTGCGCCGATTTGAGCAAACTCAACGCCGTGTAAATGATTTCAAGCTGCGACTGACCGGGGCCCAGTTCGATTGCGGATTGTGGATTGCGGATTGCGG
Protein-coding sequences here:
- a CDS encoding response regulator transcription factor; amino-acid sequence: MTILIVEDNPLMREMIRETISEFADVIAECEDGDEAFAAYQANLPNWVLMDIQMPRVDGFTASRQIRAAYPDAQICIVTDYGDARMRTLATEAGATAFVLKENLEELRALLGQAKGKPR
- a CDS encoding response regulator transcription factor; the encoded protein is MNPDTIKIFIADDHPIFRSGLRQLIETAPQMAVIGEAKDGAEAMERLLAVPADVALLDIDMPKADGFEVLTTLREKGLSLQFVFLTMHKDEQFLNAALDLGVKGFLVKDSAAEEVIDCINAVVTGKEFISPQLTSLLLKRLRHAQENPARGSLLEQLTPTERKVLKLIAQFKTSKEIAAELFMGVRTVEQHRLNISEKFNLKGRHALVKFVTENIERMRDKG
- a CDS encoding four helix bundle protein, which gives rise to MRDEKDNSSGARSGDEKKNDLKKRLKEYALRIIRLYEALPKTGAVHVITHQLLRSGTSPGAQYREACRAKSDADFISKIEGALQELEESDYWLELLIQGGYETERKLKPLCDETNELIAIFVSIVLKIKARKKRMRGEE
- a CDS encoding DUF1553 domain-containing protein encodes the protein MRATKTIFLLLAVIAFFAVLSSPRFATSSAQVNTQVSFDRDIRPIFVEHCSKCHGEKKQSGGLRLDAKASVLSVIVAGNATASQLYQRISATSDDERMPPVGERLNEKQIALIKTWIAAGAVWPVGDTTTGRSGVGANDRLQHWAWQPIKKPIVPEIRNPQSAIRNPIDAFILARLTHSGLTMSPKADRRTLIRRLYFDLIGLPPTPERVQQFVHDRDPKAYEKLVDELLASPRYGERWARHWLDVVHYGDTHGYDKDKPRPNAWPYRDYIIRAFNEDKPYARFVEEQIAGDVIYPGTRDGYQAMGFIAAGPWDFIGHVELPETKIDGKIARHLDRDDMVANTIGTFNSVTVHCAQCHNHKFDPITQEDYYSLQSVFSALDRADKKYFVGDPAMTERFNQLDGRQRDLAERKRVIERDAAKEAGESVAKLDAQIAEAAKKSNNSNEVSELRKQRAQLVDAAMKPGTRAERDAIAAELTQVNTELAKFPKPEVVYSGMVYYGTGTFTGTGANGGKPRPVYLLARGQVTTPGREVTPGALSMLTFQPARFALPKDAPEGQRRAALAHWITDPNNPLTWRSIVNRVWQYHFGAGLVTTPNDFGRNGAKPSHPELLDWLAAEFRDNGGSLKTLHKLIVTSATYRQSSNPQPANPKPKTQNPESIDSSNSLLWRQNRRKLEAEAVRDSVLAVSGKLDLTMGGPGWQDFVIERPEHSPHYEYGLADPEDAKTWRRSIYRFIVRSQTQPWMTALDCADPSQRVDKRNESLSPLQALALLNNGFMIAQAQHFAERLQQEKPNDLVAQIERAIWLAFGRKATATEQQKYVAFARSYGLPNLCRVLLNLNEFTFAD